In the genome of Helicobacter ibis, one region contains:
- a CDS encoding DMT family transporter, with protein MSKEQIGILWISSASIAYGIMPIWTVLAQNNGFNSEFILFFRFFFSAILLLAWIYFRKIPLKLPKLKLLHFFMLGGIIYVAQAWAYLESLRFIPASLSVLLYHIYPIIVALIAIIFLKDKLKPTTLVSLLLCFLGLVLVLKIPQNLTLDYFGVVLSLIGALFYGLYVVFSKQIASGISSVLCSFYICLFASLVMLVSFMLTGDINIDSINYIGITSLLGLTFISTLFSMMAYFFGMSKLGVTKTAILGMIEPLVAILLSLMILDESLNLWQWGGAILIIFGSLLLFIKKG; from the coding sequence ATGAGTAAAGAGCAAATAGGAATTTTATGGATAAGCAGTGCAAGTATCGCATATGGGATAATGCCTATATGGACTGTTCTAGCACAAAATAATGGCTTTAATAGTGAGTTTATTTTATTTTTTAGATTTTTCTTTAGTGCGATATTACTTTTAGCATGGATATATTTTAGAAAAATACCCCTAAAGCTACCAAAACTAAAACTTCTGCATTTCTTTATGCTTGGCGGTATCATATATGTAGCACAAGCTTGGGCGTATTTAGAATCTTTACGCTTTATTCCAGCCTCTTTATCCGTGCTTTTATACCACATTTATCCAATTATAGTCGCACTTATTGCCATTATTTTTCTAAAAGATAAGCTAAAGCCCACTACACTTGTCTCTCTTTTGCTTTGCTTTTTGGGCTTAGTTTTAGTCTTAAAGATTCCGCAAAACTTAACTTTAGATTATTTTGGTGTTGTTCTATCTTTAATTGGTGCTTTATTTTACGGATTATATGTGGTATTTAGCAAACAAATAGCCTCTGGTATCTCATCTGTCCTTTGTAGCTTTTATATATGCTTGTTTGCTTCTTTGGTTATGCTTGTATCATTCATGCTTACAGGGGACATAAATATAGATTCGATTAACTATATAGGGATAACCTCGCTTCTTGGGCTAACATTTATATCTACCCTATTTTCCATGATGGCTTATTTTTTTGGAATGTCAAAACTAGGTGTAACCAAAACTGCTATTTTAGGCATGATAGAACCACTAGTAGCAATATTACTATCACTTATGATTTTAGATGAAAGCTTGAATCTGTGGCAATGGGGCGGTGCTATTTTAATTATATTTGGTTCTTTATTGTTGTTTATCAAAAAAGGATAA
- a CDS encoding glycosyltransferase — MQDKNIAIIVSSLSMGGAERVASFLANNLPFNITLIVWSDKNRFYTINENVKLCVIGHKRGILGGLGANFSKILALVRIFKEQKINLVISLIHQTNILSIIASKIAKIKIIATEHSIYESLEQQKAWFFLRKIIYPYANCVTMLTSKDLQNYSFLQNVCVMPNPIELEKEELKDYSAYKPYILSAGRMIESKHFDELIEAFVKFNKKHKEYSLLLAGDGALKEGLEENAKNLGVKIVFLGKQKNLYSFYKQAEFFALSSHKEGLSNVLIESLMCGIPVVSYDCPYGPGEIIEHGVNGLLVKLGDVEGLSEAFCQMAVQKDILKQQAPNIKERFGKEVVLEKWEKLILSFFDKQQ, encoded by the coding sequence ATGCAGGATAAAAATATTGCTATTATTGTCTCTTCACTCTCTATGGGAGGGGCTGAGAGGGTTGCTTCTTTTTTGGCAAACAATCTGCCATTTAATATTACTCTTATCGTATGGAGCGATAAGAATAGATTCTATACAATAAATGAGAATGTAAAATTATGTGTAATAGGACATAAAAGAGGGATTCTTGGCGGACTTGGTGCAAATTTTTCTAAAATTTTAGCCCTTGTTAGGATTTTTAAAGAACAAAAAATAAATCTAGTAATTAGCCTAATTCATCAAACAAATATCCTAAGTATCATCGCTTCTAAAATTGCCAAGATAAAAATCATAGCCACAGAACATAGTATTTATGAGAGCCTAGAACAACAAAAAGCTTGGTTTTTCTTGCGTAAGATAATCTATCCTTATGCAAATTGTGTTACTATGCTTACAAGCAAAGATTTGCAAAACTACTCTTTTTTGCAAAATGTATGCGTTATGCCAAACCCTATTGAGCTAGAAAAAGAAGAACTAAAAGATTATAGTGCATATAAGCCTTATATTCTAAGTGCAGGGAGAATGATAGAGAGTAAGCATTTTGATGAGCTAATAGAAGCGTTTGTTAAATTTAACAAAAAGCATAAAGAATACTCACTTCTTCTAGCAGGAGATGGGGCTTTAAAGGAGGGCTTAGAGGAAAATGCTAAGAATCTTGGGGTAAAGATAGTGTTTTTAGGGAAACAAAAAAATCTATACAGCTTCTATAAACAAGCAGAATTCTTTGCACTAAGCAGTCATAAAGAGGGGCTTAGTAATGTATTAATCGAATCTTTGATGTGTGGGATTCCAGTTGTTAGTTATGATTGTCCTTATGGACCAGGAGAGATTATAGAGCATGGTGTAAATGGGCTTTTAGTAAAGCTTGGAGATGTAGAAGGGCTAAGTGAAGCTTTTTGCCAAATGGCAGTGCAAAAAGATATTTTGAAACAACAAGCCCCAAATATTAAAGAGCGTTTTGGCAAAGAAGTTGTGCTAGAAAAGTGGGAGAAGCTAATTTTATCCTTTTTTGATAAACAACAATAA
- the pglF gene encoding UDP-N-acetylglucosamine 4,6-dehydratase (configuration-retaining): protein MLKSRLFRPSNTKRIIFFVLVDVLVSYFTLLLAYDLRFSFQVPLEFSKNVIFAFISLIALKVIALSVFKIYLVPWRFFGLSEALKLLYAHLVSYSIFGILVFFGLFADFPLSVVMIDFVLSSIFIGGFRISKRTYLENSPKNSPKPALIFGANTQSATLIKSALNGELPFYPLAIIDEDIKEQGNYISNLKVYPKSAIKELMEKHSIKSVILTKSYAKPPLENLFNELKQIGIEEVKIASMLKDDAPLEDISIEDLLSRPSKDLDKEVIANFISGKKVLITGAGGSIGSEIVRQCVSFGAKRVILVEHSEYNLYAITEELTKNNPLGKLNANQPLRPVMLSILERERLQKLLDEERPDIVMHAAAYKHVPLCEYNQKSAIENNIIGSKNVIDCAIESKVPKIVIISTDKAVRPTNVMGATKRVVELYAQNVDSKQSEIVAVRFGNVLGSSGSVVPKFKAQIQSGGPITVTHPDITRYFMLIPEACRLVLQAASIAKGGEIFILDMGEPVKIVDLAKNMLRLYGKENEIEIVFSGLRPGEKLYEELLIGESEGKTKYPSIQVARPTEYDIDKLNKDILELLECENKVSKLKEIVVEFNHNAG, encoded by the coding sequence GTGCTAAAGTCAAGATTATTCCGCCCAAGCAACACAAAAAGAATAATATTCTTTGTGCTTGTAGATGTTTTGGTGTCTTATTTTACTTTGCTACTAGCATATGATTTAAGATTTTCCTTTCAGGTGCCACTAGAATTTAGCAAAAATGTGATTTTTGCGTTTATCTCTTTGATAGCCTTAAAGGTTATAGCATTAAGTGTGTTTAAAATTTATCTTGTGCCATGGAGATTCTTTGGGCTTAGTGAAGCATTAAAGCTTCTTTATGCACATTTAGTGAGTTATAGTATTTTTGGTATTTTGGTGTTTTTTGGCTTGTTTGCGGACTTCCCACTAAGTGTTGTGATGATTGATTTTGTGCTTTCTTCTATTTTTATAGGAGGATTTAGAATCTCTAAGCGGACATATTTAGAAAACTCTCCTAAAAACTCCCCAAAACCAGCTTTAATCTTTGGGGCAAATACACAAAGTGCAACTCTTATAAAAAGTGCATTAAATGGCGAACTCCCCTTTTATCCTCTAGCAATCATTGATGAAGATATTAAAGAGCAGGGAAACTATATCTCAAACTTAAAGGTCTATCCAAAAAGTGCCATAAAAGAGCTAATGGAGAAGCATAGTATTAAAAGTGTGATTTTGACTAAAAGCTATGCAAAGCCACCTTTAGAAAATCTTTTTAACGAACTAAAACAAATAGGAATCGAAGAGGTAAAAATAGCCTCCATGTTAAAAGATGACGCACCGCTAGAGGATATTTCTATTGAAGATTTACTCTCGCGTCCTAGTAAGGATTTAGATAAAGAAGTAATAGCAAACTTCATAAGTGGCAAAAAGGTGCTAATAACGGGTGCAGGTGGCAGTATAGGAAGCGAGATTGTAAGGCAGTGTGTTAGCTTTGGAGCTAAAAGGGTTATCTTAGTAGAACATAGTGAATATAATCTTTATGCAATCACAGAAGAGCTAACAAAAAATAATCCTCTAGGGAAGCTAAATGCTAATCAGCCTTTGCGTCCTGTAATGTTATCAATTTTAGAGAGAGAAAGACTACAAAAGCTCCTAGATGAAGAAAGACCTGATATTGTTATGCATGCAGCAGCTTATAAGCATGTGCCACTTTGTGAATACAATCAAAAAAGTGCGATTGAAAACAATATCATTGGTTCAAAAAATGTAATAGATTGTGCAATAGAATCTAAAGTGCCAAAAATTGTGATTATCTCCACTGATAAAGCTGTGCGTCCTACAAATGTAATGGGTGCAACTAAGCGTGTGGTGGAGCTTTATGCACAAAATGTAGATTCCAAGCAAAGCGAGATTGTAGCAGTTAGATTTGGCAATGTGCTTGGATCTTCTGGTTCTGTTGTGCCAAAGTTTAAAGCTCAAATCCAAAGTGGAGGCCCCATAACCGTAACCCACCCTGATATTACAAGGTATTTTATGCTTATACCTGAAGCTTGTAGGCTAGTGCTTCAAGCAGCCTCTATTGCTAAAGGTGGAGAGATATTTATCCTTGATATGGGAGAGCCTGTAAAAATCGTGGATTTAGCCAAAAATATGTTAAGGCTTTATGGCAAAGAAAATGAGATAGAAATAGTATTTAGCGGACTAAGACCGGGAGAGAAGCTTTATGAAGAGCTACTAATAGGAGAGAGTGAGGGCAAGACAAAATATCCATCAATCCAAGTAGCACGCCCCACAGAATACGATATAGATAAGCTAAATAAAGATATTTTAGAGCTTTTAGAATGTGAAAATAAAGTTTCTAAACTTAAAGAAATCGTAGTGGAGTTTAACCACAATGCAGGATAA
- a CDS encoding aminotransferase class I/II-fold pyridoxal phosphate-dependent enzyme translates to MSFRIFLSPPQMGKNEQKYVDEAFRSNYIAPLGEFVNRFEKDAMSYTKSSNALALNSGTSALHLALRVSGIKSGDYILASSFTFIGSIDAILYEGAIPVFIDSDEDCWNLSPKLLEEACEKLKRDGNYPKALIVTHLYGQCAKLDEISEICKKYNVLLIEDAAESLGAFYKGSHTGAIGEFGALSFNGNKIITTSGGGMLLGKNEELMQKARFYSTQARENLPYYEHKDYGYNYRLSNICAAIGVGQLEEIESKVQKRREIFSWYEELLKGLEVEFMPELKDTRGNRWLTTLSFKNGKINPFKLVDFLATKGIESRPLWKPMHLQPLFKDSLSFSNGVSENLFKSGICLPSGGALLRSDIEEICSFVLDFVKRV, encoded by the coding sequence ATGAGTTTTAGAATCTTTTTATCACCACCACAAATGGGAAAAAATGAGCAAAAATATGTTGATGAAGCATTTAGGAGTAATTATATTGCGCCTTTAGGAGAATTTGTAAATAGATTCGAAAAAGATGCTATGAGTTATACAAAATCTTCAAATGCATTAGCTTTAAATAGCGGAACTTCTGCGTTGCATTTAGCTTTAAGAGTGAGTGGGATTAAAAGTGGTGATTATATTTTAGCCTCAAGTTTTACTTTTATTGGCTCTATTGATGCAATTCTCTATGAGGGTGCAATTCCGGTGTTTATCGATAGTGATGAAGATTGCTGGAATCTCTCTCCTAAGCTTTTAGAAGAAGCATGTGAGAAGCTAAAAAGAGATGGAAACTATCCAAAAGCTTTGATTGTTACGCATTTGTATGGACAATGTGCAAAGCTAGATGAAATTAGCGAAATTTGTAAAAAATACAATGTGCTATTAATTGAAGATGCAGCAGAATCTCTAGGAGCATTTTATAAAGGCTCTCATACAGGGGCAATAGGAGAGTTTGGTGCATTGTCCTTTAATGGTAATAAAATTATTACAACAAGTGGTGGAGGAATGCTTTTAGGCAAGAATGAAGAGCTTATGCAAAAGGCGAGATTCTACTCCACTCAAGCTAGAGAAAATTTGCCATATTATGAGCATAAAGACTATGGGTATAATTATAGGCTTAGCAATATTTGTGCTGCTATTGGTGTTGGGCAACTAGAAGAAATTGAAAGCAAAGTGCAAAAAAGAAGAGAGATTTTTTCGTGGTATGAAGAATTGTTAAAAGGTTTAGAAGTAGAGTTTATGCCAGAGTTAAAGGATACAAGAGGTAATAGGTGGCTTACAACGCTAAGCTTTAAAAATGGCAAAATAAATCCATTTAAACTAGTAGATTTTTTAGCTACAAAAGGCATTGAAAGTCGTCCTTTGTGGAAACCTATGCACCTCCAACCACTCTTTAAAGATAGTCTTAGCTTTAGTAATGGAGTAAGTGAGAATCTCTTTAAAAGCGGGATTTGTCTTCCAAGTGGTGGGGCATTATTAAGAAGCGATATTGAAGAGATTTGCTCTTTTGTTTTAGATTTTGTCAAAAGGGTTTAA
- a CDS encoding acetyltransferase, which produces MDKFAIFGASGHGRVIFDMIVSNGFIVKYIIDDNPQNKTISKIPAISREEFLSLKDTSICIALGVGDNFLRKNLYKFFSKMGFSLPSIIHKSAIISPSAIINEACVVMPNVVVNANALVKRGAILNTSCVLEHDCIVGEFSHLSPNSTLCGAVKVGNLSHIGAGTTIIPTKSVGDNCVVGAGSVVISDIKSNTKIVGNPAKKELR; this is translated from the coding sequence TTGGATAAGTTTGCAATTTTTGGTGCCAGCGGACATGGACGAGTTATTTTTGATATGATAGTTAGCAATGGCTTTATTGTGAAATACATAATAGACGATAATCCGCAAAATAAAACGATAAGCAAAATCCCTGCTATAAGTAGAGAGGAATTCTTAAGCTTAAAAGATACTTCTATTTGCATTGCATTAGGGGTAGGGGATAATTTCTTGCGTAAAAATTTATATAAATTTTTTAGCAAAATGGGCTTTAGTTTGCCAAGCATTATTCATAAAAGTGCTATTATCTCTCCTAGTGCGATTATTAATGAGGCTTGTGTGGTAATGCCAAATGTAGTTGTAAATGCAAATGCATTAGTTAAAAGAGGTGCAATTTTAAACACTTCTTGTGTGCTAGAGCATGATTGCATTGTGGGTGAGTTTTCTCATCTTTCGCCAAACTCTACTCTATGTGGGGCGGTGAAAGTAGGGAATCTTAGCCATATTGGTGCAGGGACTACTATTATACCTACTAAAAGTGTGGGAGATAATTGTGTAGTTGGTGCAGGAAGTGTAGTAATTAGTGATATAAAAAGTAATACAAAAATAGTAGGCAATCCAGCAAAAAAGGAGTTAAGATGA
- the lgt gene encoding prolipoprotein diacylglyceryl transferase — MEDWKNIYNLFDPVAFTFFVPVHWYGIMYVLALLVALMVAKWIVKKDSYPISNSMLDSYFIWVEIGVILGARLGYIIFYDPYALYYLLNPWQIFNPFDTNGNFVGIRGMSFHGAVIGFLIASFIFAKAKKVNFWLFTDLACLSIPLGYVFGRIGNFLNQELVGRETTSIFGIYVDGILRHPSQLYEAILEGLLVFIILFAFRKKAKFVGQISILYGILYSIARFVAEFFREPDSQLGFIAFNFITQGQLLSLAIFVCCIILLLMPQNKAKND; from the coding sequence ATGGAAGATTGGAAGAATATATACAACCTATTTGATCCTGTTGCATTTACTTTTTTTGTGCCTGTGCATTGGTATGGGATAATGTATGTCTTAGCCCTTTTAGTGGCTTTAATGGTGGCAAAATGGATTGTAAAGAAAGATTCATATCCTATTTCAAATTCTATGCTTGATAGCTACTTTATTTGGGTTGAAATTGGAGTAATCTTAGGCGCAAGATTAGGATATATTATTTTTTATGACCCTTATGCTTTGTATTATCTGCTAAATCCATGGCAAATTTTTAATCCATTTGATACAAATGGGAATTTTGTAGGCATTAGGGGCATGAGTTTCCATGGAGCGGTAATTGGATTTTTGATAGCTTCATTTATCTTTGCAAAGGCAAAAAAGGTAAATTTTTGGCTATTCACTGATTTAGCATGTCTTAGCATACCTTTAGGATATGTATTTGGACGAATCGGAAATTTCTTAAACCAAGAATTAGTAGGGCGAGAGACCACAAGTATATTTGGTATCTATGTAGATGGGATCTTACGACACCCAAGCCAACTATATGAAGCAATCTTGGAAGGATTGTTGGTATTTATAATATTATTTGCATTCCGTAAAAAGGCGAAGTTTGTTGGACAAATAAGCATACTATATGGAATCTTATACTCCATAGCAAGATTTGTTGCAGAGTTTTTTAGAGAACCAGATTCACAACTTGGCTTTATAGCATTTAACTTCATAACTCAAGGACAGCTTTTATCGCTAGCAATTTTTGTATGTTGCATAATTTTACTTCTAATGCCACAAAACAAGGCTAAAAATGACTAG
- the abc-f gene encoding ribosomal protection-like ABC-F family protein, with translation MTSISLQNISKQYDYKPILKDVSLNIQEGEMVAIIGKNGAGKSTLLKILHGSLEQDSGNRILKGTPEIKYLSQQANFKEGQSVREAILESLSEIINAKNQLEETNKALQNNPNDKNLLKIQAELSTYIDHHEAWDLDNKIDKILDSFKLKELETKFANLLSGGEQKRVGLACLLLKKPDILLLDEPTNHLDVQMVEFLEELLTKERWTLIFISHDRYFIDRVANSIIEVEDCNIRRFKGGYGDYLRSKQILLENLAKEHETLLKHLKYEEEWLSRGVRARVKRNEGRKARIMQMREDAKNNPSIIRKMKLELERETKSFNQEEGTNKKKMLFELEGVNLSFGDKILIQNFSTRILQKDKIAIVGSNGAGKSSLLKAMLGRIKFDSGKFDSGDVKIGYFDQHREMLDDTKDLLETFCPFGGDRIDVRGKNMHVFGYLKNFLFPKEFLDKKIGTLSGGEKNRVALALLFTKEYDCLILDEPTNDLDIPTINILEEYLQSFEGALIIVSHDRYFVDKIAKKLFIFGNNGEIIESHKSFQEYLEIQKELKQYDEIAISQPKVEPIKKEKSKLSYHQMRLLESLPQQIEELELEIKHIEDKLYSNTLSTSELQELSITLEAKKEECDLKLEEYLKLEELQESLNKN, from the coding sequence ATGACTAGCATTTCTCTGCAAAATATATCCAAACAATACGACTATAAACCAATATTAAAAGATGTATCACTTAACATACAAGAAGGAGAGATGGTTGCCATAATAGGAAAAAATGGTGCAGGAAAATCAACTCTATTAAAAATTTTACATGGAAGTTTGGAGCAAGATAGTGGGAATAGAATCTTAAAGGGCACACCAGAGATTAAGTATCTATCTCAACAAGCAAACTTTAAAGAAGGTCAAAGCGTAAGAGAGGCGATATTAGAATCCCTTAGCGAGATAATAAATGCAAAAAATCAACTAGAAGAAACAAATAAAGCCCTACAAAATAATCCAAATGACAAGAATCTGCTAAAGATTCAAGCAGAACTTAGCACATATATAGACCACCATGAAGCATGGGATTTAGACAATAAAATAGACAAGATTCTAGATTCATTTAAGCTTAAAGAGCTAGAAACTAAATTCGCAAATCTCCTAAGTGGTGGTGAGCAAAAGAGAGTTGGACTAGCTTGTTTATTATTAAAAAAACCAGATATTTTACTGCTTGATGAACCAACAAACCACCTAGATGTGCAAATGGTGGAGTTTTTAGAAGAATTATTAACAAAAGAGAGATGGACTTTAATCTTTATAAGCCATGATAGATATTTTATAGATAGAGTAGCAAATAGCATTATTGAAGTAGAAGACTGCAATATACGGAGATTCAAAGGTGGCTATGGAGATTATCTAAGAAGCAAACAAATACTGCTAGAAAACCTAGCAAAGGAGCATGAAACACTGCTAAAACATCTAAAATATGAAGAAGAATGGCTAAGTCGAGGTGTTAGAGCTAGAGTGAAGCGTAATGAAGGACGCAAAGCTAGAATCATGCAAATGAGAGAAGATGCAAAAAATAACCCATCTATAATAAGAAAAATGAAACTAGAGCTAGAGCGAGAAACAAAAAGTTTCAACCAAGAAGAAGGCACAAACAAAAAGAAAATGCTATTTGAGCTTGAAGGGGTGAATCTCTCATTTGGAGATAAGATTCTAATACAAAACTTCTCTACACGAATCTTACAAAAAGACAAAATTGCCATAGTTGGTAGCAATGGAGCAGGAAAATCAAGCCTACTTAAAGCAATGCTTGGGAGAATAAAGTTTGATAGCGGGAAGTTTGATAGTGGCGATGTAAAAATTGGGTATTTTGACCAACATAGAGAAATGCTAGATGATACAAAAGATTTGCTAGAGACATTTTGTCCATTTGGCGGAGATAGGATAGATGTAAGAGGCAAAAATATGCATGTCTTTGGCTATCTTAAAAACTTCCTCTTTCCAAAAGAATTTTTAGATAAAAAAATAGGCACATTAAGCGGAGGCGAGAAAAATCGTGTAGCATTAGCACTACTCTTTACCAAAGAATATGATTGCCTGATTTTAGATGAACCAACAAATGACTTAGATATTCCAACTATAAATATATTAGAAGAGTATTTGCAAAGCTTTGAAGGAGCTTTAATAATAGTAAGTCATGATAGATATTTTGTAGATAAAATTGCTAAAAAATTATTTATATTTGGCAATAATGGAGAAATAATAGAAAGCCATAAAAGCTTCCAAGAATACTTAGAAATACAAAAAGAGCTAAAGCAATACGATGAAATAGCAATCTCACAGCCAAAAGTAGAACCAATCAAAAAAGAAAAAAGCAAACTCTCATATCATCAAATGCGTCTTTTAGAATCCCTCCCACAGCAAATAGAAGAGCTAGAGCTAGAAATAAAGCACATAGAAGATAAACTATACTCAAACACTCTAAGCACAAGTGAGCTACAAGAACTATCAATAACACTTGAAGCAAAAAAGGAAGAATGCGATTTAAAACTAGAAGAATACCTAAAGCTAGAAGAACTACAAGAGAGTTTAAACAAAAACTAG
- the minD gene encoding septum site-determining protein MinD, with protein sequence MDSKVITITSGKGGVGKSTTTANLAVGLANLGKKVVAVDFDIGLRNLDMILGLENRIVYDIVNVMEGECNLSQALINDKKTKNLYFLPASQSKDKNILDKDKVANLVEKLKEEFDYVLLDSPAGIEGGFEHSIFLADMSLIISTPEVSSVRDADRVIGIIDAKSKKAQEGKEVEKHIIINRLKPDMVEKGEMLSVDDVLKILALPLIGIVPEDEKIVSSTNMGEPIIYKDSQASKAYQNIARRILGEEVPYLELKSKKGFFGRLFS encoded by the coding sequence TTGGATTCAAAGGTTATTACTATTACTTCAGGGAAAGGTGGTGTTGGTAAATCCACCACAACAGCAAATCTAGCAGTAGGCTTAGCAAATTTAGGCAAAAAGGTTGTAGCAGTCGATTTTGACATAGGTCTTAGGAATCTAGATATGATTTTAGGCTTAGAAAATCGAATCGTATATGATATAGTAAATGTCATGGAAGGCGAGTGCAACCTATCTCAAGCACTAATTAATGATAAAAAAACAAAAAATCTATACTTCCTACCAGCTAGTCAAAGCAAAGATAAAAATATACTTGACAAAGATAAAGTTGCAAATCTAGTAGAAAAGCTAAAAGAAGAGTTTGATTATGTGCTTTTAGATTCTCCTGCTGGGATTGAGGGTGGGTTTGAGCATTCTATATTTTTAGCTGATATGTCACTTATAATCTCAACTCCAGAAGTATCAAGCGTTAGAGACGCAGATAGGGTCATAGGCATAATAGATGCAAAAAGCAAGAAAGCACAAGAAGGCAAAGAAGTCGAAAAACACATAATAATAAATCGCCTAAAGCCTGATATGGTAGAAAAGGGTGAAATGCTAAGCGTAGATGATGTGCTAAAAATTTTAGCATTACCTTTAATTGGTATAGTCCCTGAAGATGAAAAAATAGTATCTTCCACAAATATGGGAGAACCTATAATTTATAAAGATTCACAAGCTTCAAAAGCATATCAAAACATAGCTAGAAGAATCCTAGGAGAAGAAGTGCCCTATTTAGAGCTAAAAAGCAAAAAAGGATTCTTTGGGAGGCTATTTTCATGA
- the minE gene encoding cell division topological specificity factor MinE, which produces MSLIDKLFGNKKSSAQAARDRLTLVLAHERTINVPYMDMMKQEILEVIKKYTKAEKIDIKTDSNSNFNALEIEILLQK; this is translated from the coding sequence ATGAGTTTAATTGATAAATTATTTGGCAACAAAAAGTCTTCAGCACAAGCCGCAAGAGATAGGTTAACACTTGTTCTTGCACATGAGAGAACAATTAATGTGCCATATATGGACATGATGAAACAAGAAATCTTAGAAGTAATCAAAAAATACACAAAAGCAGAGAAAATAGACATAAAAACAGATTCTAACTCTAATTTTAATGCACTTGAAATAGAAATACTTCTACAAAAATAA
- a CDS encoding divergent polysaccharide deacetylase family protein: protein MDITSLNTKQTESEFKDSNNSQATNEDNNLTSTNEKLIEKNIDFLKENIEILQNQTNTTKIEDNNTIKQEPIEPTKQESTQNTNEDSCNRAKPQLAIIIDDVATMQQYNNIKSVPFKLTPSIFPRSKATPNTPQIAKQAPFFMVHLPLEALNFYQKGHRWILTSNTKEEMQTIIDEITRDFPRLEYINNHTGSKFTQTYESLEKLLDILNNEKITFLDSRTSSKTQSAKYYANHNITPQNKCQSVFLKRDIFLDNELDIPKITQNIIDSINLAKKRGYAIAIGHPHKETILALKNATNYIKDSGVELVYVNELVIK from the coding sequence ATGGATATAACATCACTAAATACAAAACAAACAGAATCTGAATTTAAAGATTCAAATAATTCTCAAGCTACAAATGAAGACAACAATCTAACAAGCACAAATGAAAAACTAATAGAAAAAAATATAGATTTCTTAAAAGAGAATATAGAAATCTTACAAAATCAAACAAACACAACAAAAATAGAAGATAACAACACTATAAAGCAAGAACCAATAGAGCCAACAAAACAAGAATCTACACAAAATACAAATGAAGATTCATGCAATAGGGCTAAACCTCAACTAGCAATAATAATAGATGATGTAGCCACAATGCAACAATACAACAACATAAAGAGCGTCCCATTTAAACTAACCCCATCAATATTCCCAAGAAGTAAAGCTACGCCAAACACGCCACAAATAGCAAAACAAGCACCATTTTTCATGGTTCATCTACCGCTTGAGGCATTAAACTTCTACCAAAAAGGTCATAGATGGATTCTAACTAGCAATACCAAAGAGGAAATGCAAACAATAATAGATGAAATAACAAGGGACTTCCCACGCTTAGAATATATCAACAATCACACCGGTAGCAAATTCACACAGACATACGAATCTTTAGAAAAATTACTAGACATTTTAAATAATGAAAAAATAACATTTCTAGATTCAAGAACTAGCTCTAAAACACAAAGTGCAAAATATTATGCAAACCACAATATAACTCCACAAAACAAATGTCAGAGTGTATTTTTAAAAAGAGATATATTTTTAGATAATGAACTTGATATACCAAAAATAACACAAAACATAATAGATTCTATAAACTTAGCCAAAAAAAGAGGCTATGCAATAGCAATAGGACACCCACACAAAGAAACTATACTAGCCCTAAAAAACGCCACCAACTACATAAAAGATTCTGGTGTTGAGCTTGTATATGTAAACGAGCTAGTAATTAAGTAA